From the Exiguobacterium marinum DSM 16307 genome, the window TGACGCCTTTTTGTTTATATAGTCCGAGCGAACGTTTCGGTAGACTCTTGACCATCCAGTCTTTAAAGATGCGTGCTTGATCCTCGACAGGCAGTTCATAGCCATCCGTCACGATATGACGAGACCGTGTCGTGACATCATACAAGGAGATCGCAGCCGCCACGGAGATGTTCAAGCTTTGTACGTACCCTTGCATCGGAATGACAAAGTTCCCGTCCGCCTGCTTCAGTGCCGCTTCCGACACACCACTATGTTCATTCCCGAATAGAAGAACGGTTGGCTTCGACACATCGACTTCTTCGAGTGGGATTGCTTCCTCACTTAATGCCGTCGCATACACTTGATAGCCGCCTTCTTTTAAGGAGTCAATCGCTTCTTCAATGGAGCCATGCTCTACGACGTCCACCCAGCGATCTGCGCTCTTGGCGATGATCGAGTTCGGTTTAAACTTCGCTCGCCCTTCGACCACGTGTAATGTCTGTACCCCGAACGCATCGGCCGAACGTAAGACGGCAGATTGGTTGTGTGGATCGTCCACACCTTCCGTTAAAATCGTGATATGGTTCGTTCGTATATTTAATACTTCATACATCCGTTTGATTCGGTCCGGCATGAGCATCTCATAGAGAGGAAGATCCTCTTTCAATAAGACACCTTTCTGTAGCAACTCTTCTTTTAATTCAATCTGCTCCTCTTTCGTCAAAGCAGATGTAGTCTGTCTCCATCCCATCTTTCTCGCTCCCTTCAACCTATCATATTGTAGCTAGATTCGATTCGACTGACAAGTTTGCCCCTATGTACCCCAATCTGTTTAAAGAATGAAAAAAATGAAAATAGCGAAAACGGTTGCACGAATTTATGCAATCGATTACAATTATTCATGCAAGCGATTGCACTATTGGCAAACATAAAAATAGACAAAACTCCCTCACAGGAAGGAAGCGTATAGTATGAAAAAAATGATCTCATTCGATTTCTGGCAGAAACTTGGCAAGGCCTTAATGGTCGTCATCGCCGTTATGCCAGCTGCCGGTTTGATGATTTCGATTGGAAAACTGATTGGAATGTCAGCCGGAGATGTCGGTATTTTATTAACGACGGCTCGCATCATTGAAGATTTAGGTTGGGGAATCATCGTCAACTTACATATCCTCTTCGCAGTCGCGAT encodes:
- a CDS encoding TrmH family RNA methyltransferase gives rise to the protein MGWRQTTSALTKEEQIELKEELLQKGVLLKEDLPLYEMLMPDRIKRMYEVLNIRTNHITILTEGVDDPHNQSAVLRSADAFGVQTLHVVEGRAKFKPNSIIAKSADRWVDVVEHGSIEEAIDSLKEGGYQVYATALSEEAIPLEEVDVSKPTVLLFGNEHSGVSEAALKQADGNFVIPMQGYVQSLNISVAAAISLYDVTTRSRHIVTDGYELPVEDQARIFKDWMVKSLPKRSLGLYKQKGVTAFERETGNSE